The DNA window CGGCCGGGGCTTCCACAGCGGCCGGGGCTTCCACAGCGGCCGGGGCTTCCACAGCGGCCGGGGCTTCCACAGCGGCCGGGGCTTCCACAGCGGCCGGGGCTTCCACAGCGGCCGGGGCTTCCACAGCGGCCGGGGCTTCCACAGCGGCCGGGGCTTCCACAGCGGCCGGGGCTTCCACAGCGGCCGGGGCTTCCACAGCGGCCGGGGCTTCCACAGCGGCCGGGGCTTCCACAGCGGCCGGGGCTTCCACAGCGGCCGGTGCTTCCACAGCGGCCGGTGCTTCCACAGCGGCCGGTGCTTCCACAGCGGCCGGTGCTTCCACAGCGGCCGGTGCTTCCACAGCGGCCGGTGCTTCCACAGCGGCCGGTGCTTCCACAGCGGCCGGTGCTTCCACAGCGGCCGGTGCTTCCACAGCGGCCGGTGCTTCCACAGCGGCCGGTGCTTCCACAGCGGCCGGTGCTTCCACAGCGGCCGGTGCTTCCACAGCGGCCGGTGCTTCCACAGCGGCCGGTGCTTCCACAGCGGCCCGTGCTTCCACAGCGGCCGGTGCTTCCACAGCGGCCGGTGCTTCCACAGTGGCTGGTGCTTCTACCAGAGCTGCTGCTGTAGAAATCAGAGGTGCTGTGTTTGGCGTCATCTTCctgcaagtaaaaaaaaacacacaatggtttgttaaatttgaaattgaaaccaaTTGCAAACAAATGTAATAGCCCAACTGACTTCAGAGCACAACTTGCACTGAGGCAGGGGCTGCAGTTTAAAACAGTTCATTGGCCATAAAGTTGGAAAAGACACTATAAAAAGAAGTCCTTTTTTTATAATGACCAGCCTGAAATGTGCCAAAAGCTTGCTTCAGGAAAGGTTGGGTTATGGCTGCAGCCTTAAACAAATTAAAACGAATGAAGGGGAAagattcatttttaaatatatagtttACCGTACGTTAATATAAATATATAGTTAACCCACGGTTAGTGTAACAGTCAGTACAATgatgttacagtgccaacgatcgggaccggggttcgaatcttgcggtgtctgcatgttttccaagtgtctgtgtgggtttactccagccgttctggtttcctcccatcattcaaaatgtgccagagtgtttttaggtcaattaggtgtaattgcgTCGCGGGTTGAGAGGACCCATTATcaaattggagaaactcagcaggtcacacattaTCCATCAGAAGTAAAGGACAATCAAGGTGGATTCCTAATGGAGGGATCGGCCAATGGCATCAGCTgctttttacttcctacagatactGAGTATCTGGATCATTTATATATTGCGCttaaccccagtatctgcagataatattgtttAACTCAAACTGGGGGAAAAAGTCAGTTTCTCTCTTAACCAATTGAGTGAAAAATTTGTGCACTTTCTTGTTTTGGGATGCAAGGATAGACCTATTGTGCAACCAATGAAGCCACATGAGGAAGATTTGTTGGAGGCTGAGAGATCACGTGGTTAAATCCATGACACTAGAGCCAGTAATCCCAAAGGGTAGTTTTTAATGTTCTGAGAGGGATTACGCACATCAAAATGATCAATGCCCACTATGAGGATTACAAAGCCTCCTCTTCTGAATGTTGGAAATTGTAGAATAGGCTGATTTTTTTCTAGTGTTAACTAATGGGAAGTGGCTGCAATATGTCTGCTGCATGCAGTCAACAACGCATGGTCAGAAAGATCAGCCAAGTTTTGTTACAGAGTGCTTAATGTAATTCAGttttgaatatattttaaaaaatcctgagGATATGTGAATGGCCAATTTAATAATCTCCCTTCTTAATCTACTTCTCAAGGTTCTAACGAGCTTTCACCCATTTCCTTTTTGTGTAACTATCCCATCATATTGGATTCCAGTGAGATTTCTTGGGATTTGATCCTCCACTGGAGGTCAAGTGAACCAGTGGAAGCAACTTTACAGATTCTGGTACCCTGAGATAAAGAGTCAGAAAAATTATCCTGCCTCCTCATTCCCATAACTTGGTCTTAAATTCATGGATAATTGTGCAACCTCGATTCCTCACAAATATCCTTCCTCTTGAGGATCTCCCTGACACAGAACAAAACTTGATTTCATTGAGCAACAACGTCACGAGGCAAACAGGATGTAATGAAAGTAGGAATTTAGTAATTAGATGAATAAAACTGCATTTTGCTTGTTTCTAAAATACTCCACGGTTAATCAAACAGGTTATGATCCAAGTTTGCTTTTTTGAAAGCTGTAATCCAAGTATTTCGTAACTGTGAAAGGAAATTAGGAATCATGTTGAAATTATGGTGTCTGATGCATTTGAGAATAGAGCGAACATGTTACTTACTTGAACTGGTATTGGGGGACAGCTCTCCTGTTCGGGAGTCTTGGACCGCTTTTGTGATCCTTTGACCTTGTGTTTGGATTTTCTCCTTCTACACTTCTTCCTGGGATATTTATTGGGCTCCTGATCTCGTTTCGGTTGAGGGAGCTTTCCTTCAGCTACTTTTGCCACATTGTTTGGAACATTTTCTAAATTCAATCTTTCTGCGTGATTGctggaaaataaaacagaaacctGTCTGCTTAAAGGCTGGTCATTATTAGAACAAGAGAACACAGTTCAGGCCTCTCGATGTTGGGCTGGCTGATATATTGCTAAGCCCTCCCTACCctgcaaccctctattttttctttcatccatatggctaacagtctcttaaatgccccagatgtttcagcctccagcaccgtccctggcaagggattccaggcacccacaactctccgtgtaaaaaaaaaacttacccctgatgtctcccctagacTTCCTCCCCTGACTTTGTAGACACaaactctggtgtttgctattcctgcctgggAAAAAGttgctagctgtccaccctatccatgcctcgcagaatcttgtagacctctattaagtctcctctcattcttctgcatgagagagagaaaagcttgagctctgctaaccttgccttataagacattttaaaattcaaacacAGTTCAGTCCATCACACAGAACTCTCTCACCTCCATATATTCCTCCCATTGCCTTGAAAACACAGGCAACACAAATGGCCAATGGCAACTTTCTTTTCCTTATGGCAGGCAAACTGAAATtttgtgtatattacatttttatataatCACATGACACTAAAAGGATAGTAATGAAGGTTGTCGTGGTTTACAATTGGATAtaattgcaggtggtctcagtctggcagtgcatgagtccatgagtagacctgtcagcaagggaatgggacggggaattgaaatggatggccactgggagatccacgctattgtggaaGACTGAACCGAGGagttcaacaaagtgatctcctgtTCTACTGGGGtggtcttctacactccaatccCAGATTGATCTCATGCAtagtgttaatttttttttaaaccactatCAGGTGAATTTCTCAGCTATCATGGATTTCTGAGCTAGTGTTTCCATGGTATGATGTGCACACTTGCCAGTCCTCTTCATCCTTCCGGTCAGTCATCATTAAAACTGTTCCTGGGTTTGAACAAAACTGCTTAAAGTTTCTTACCTGCAACTGTTAGGTGTGGCTATAAATTGTGGCTTCTCACAACTGGGTATGAGCTTCTGATTCCCGATACCTGCAAAGATAAATAGTCTATTATAAAACATAGTACATTATAGcaaattacaggcccttcagcccgcgaCATTGTGGCAATGAATTGTGTACTGATAAAAGTAGCCTACAAGTGCCCCACTGGGACATAAACAGCTATCCAAACTAAGTTTCATCAATCAGGTTTTGAAGGCCTCAACCTCATTTTGAATGgaatggcacggttagcatagcggttagtgcaatgctcttacagcaccagagactttggttcgaatcccgcactgtctgtaaggagtttgtacattctccccttgtctgcgtgggtttcctccaggtgatccgTTTTACCCCCACCATCCAAAGACAAATGGGGTTTgttgattaattggtgtattttggcagcatgggcttgtgggcctgaagggcctgttgccgtccatctaaaaacaatgtttttttttaaaagaactatTTTTGAGCCAATCGCAATGAGCAATCTCATGGAAATTAAGTTATTTGGGATCAAATACTGTACCTATCAGTCAGAGATCAAGCTGTGTGATAAGTTCAGTTTACTCAAAAAAACTGGAGAAATTCCGCAAGTCACAGAACATCCTTTACGTCACAAAAGGTAAAGACACATAACTaatttttcaggcctgagcccttcatcaaattatTAGCAAAATCCAGGCAGGCAAAAGGATattggtggatatgggtggaaggGCACAAGGGAAAAAAgtggaggtgatgggggagggattaactctgaatggaaaggaaattaggtggagagttggaggaaagtgAAGGAGAAAGCAGGATGGTCCAGCAGAAACCAGATTAAGTCGACGTtaacgccatctggttggagagtgcccagataaaatacttggtgttgctcctccaatttatgggtggccttggtttggctgtGCATGAGGCACGTCAGAACAGGAGCGGGGTgcgaaattgaaatgggtggctgctGGGCTGCTGTGGACAGAGCGTAGGTACTGAGCAAAACAATCTTCCAGTCTCTCTGACatacacaacaggagcaccagctATCGTAGAAGACCaccgcagattcacaaatgaagtgataTTTCACTTGAAGGGGACCCCAAGTGCTGGTGAAAGTGGAGGTAGGGAAGCAAGTGTAGCAcagggggcaattagtgggaaagggtgaatggatgagggagtcgTACTTGTTCATAGctggatgaaggactcaggccagaaatgttacctttgctatataaagaacactgcgtgacttgctgagtttctccagcaatttttgtgtaaactacaatcacagtgtctgcagattttcttgtttaagctAATAACATTTTTGGTTGCCctgtcaagatttttttttcatggctcaGGAAGGTTTTATTCCAGTTACTATCATTTTTCCCCCCTCGACTTTTTCCTTTGTGGACTCATTTTAAAGAGATCattcaaacaaaaatgggaatgaATCTCGATGCTTCATCTGCTTCAATTGTAAGAAGTTGTAGGCGATATCCTTCAATGCGTTAACCTACTCATCAATTGCTACCATTGATACAATACTAATGATGGAATAATTTCCTTTTCACTTGGGCTTCTAAGTAATGACCAATTTTTAACCATTCAGCAACAAAAAGAATCTTTTTGTGAACAAAGACACACCTGTTGACATTGTTTCTCAAATGACTCGAAACTCTTGGGGACAACAACAAGACACTGGATGGATGCCAGCCTGGCCCACCAGTGATTTTTAATTCATAACTGCTGATCTTTAACCAGTGATTTACATAATCCAATGCTGCACAAGAACAGGTCTTTCTGCTTACCTGTTGCCTGAGCAATGAAAGAAAATTTGTTCCCATTGTTATCCATGTCTTGTTTTGCGGTTCCCTCGGTTAAAACCTTTACTGGGAGAGACATCTTGTTGCAGGGTTTGTTTTCACTGGTCACAAAATACTTGCTCTCCATTTGGCTGATGGGGAGCTCCTGTTGGTCTCCGATATCAGATTCAGCTGTGTGTCGTGATGAACATTTGACTGCCATTTTCGGTAACGGACCTGGAATGCAGGCAACAAATGCCCCCGTAAAAGGGAAAAGAATAGCTTAAGCAAGAGGTCACTAGAATGTCCTGCGTCAGATACTAATTCTGTTGACTGGTCCATTGTGGTCTATAGGACAACATGGTGCAGAAATGATCCTTGGTCACTTTACATTTGCAATATTGCTATTTCAATTCCATGGACGTCATTAGAAGTGAATTCCAGAAGTGGAGTGCGATGTGCAGCCACGATGATACATGTTTAATGCAAGCAACAAGAGACAAACCTCTACTCTAACTTAACATTGCAACCCGTTACAACATTCAAGAGTGTACTAGCCATTTAAAAGAAGATCCCATTTGCTTGATGTCCCAGCTCCTCCTTGTAGCTGCAGATCTTATTTTCATAATTTCTAGTCAAGAACTTTCAGTGCATTTATTTAGCGTTTTCCATCATCCCAATTTTGTCAGCCAACACAGACCAGAAATTTAAGTGTCTTGGCTTCGAATCCCGGTATGTTTTCTGTTCTCAATCAGGTTCTCCATTTGTTAGAAGAAAATATATTAGCTGTTGCTCCTCTGCCCGATTGCAAAGTAACGCTACTATTACACTGTAAAAATTGGTATAGTTTGAGGATTGCAATCTGCTCCTTGTATTCATCAAATGGCCGGTGTCATTCACTGTTGCAATTCTCCCAAATGATGGTCATTTGGTGCAAGGTAGAGAGTGCAGCCATCAATTGTGGAATAACCACACTTCAACACGGCACTAATACCTTTAGGATAATTTGAGTTTAGACACATGTTATTCTGTGTACCACCtggtgccttgcacaaaatgaagattcattgatcaaactaagaatggaataccaatccccatatgaaaaagttatattaaggTCAcgctcccaatcatttttaatcttagccatTGGGGCTAATCTTAAATACAACAGATCAATATAAATATTTGATATCAATGTACTATGAATAAATTGTAAAATCAAAAAGTTTACCAAGAATATTTGAATCTGCGATTCAAGGAAAAACATTcaatttagactgaacaaaatccctaacttgcaaatatctaaagaaatATCTATTAGAGATCGTAAATTTAACTGaccattgttcaaaagaggcaaagttatttcaaataaacctttttcaaaaaaattaataccaactctgtaccattccttaaagccttCATCTAATACTAAAGGCaggaaaagatggttatctataatagatCTAGCCAGATAAAAATTATTCTAaccaaagaatttcctaaattgagcccatattctcaatctTATTCTCACACTATCCCATTTCTATGCGGTTGTTGGTCCACTTTGTGAAAAAGTGTAAAAGATTTTGAAGCCTCACTAATTCGTATATTTTGAGAATGTCCAAAATTAGAAAGAaattggcagaatatttttcattctttgtcaacagtttttaagattaaattagacaAAAGCCCTTTAACTGCCCTGTTTGGGTTTTCACATGAACTAGATAAACTTTTAATTGGcatctcaggagaaagttttagctttgagAACGTTGATGGCCagacgagcagttttaatgaaatggacaGATGAGCTCTCACCGACTCATGCACAGTGGCGACACCATGTTCTGTCGTATCTAAGTTTAGAGAAATTAggaataatattaaagatagaaagttatagTTTGAAAAGGAATAGAGCCCATTTATAGAATACTATCATAACTGGCAGTTTTAGGCAATATGGGTGCCCTCGAGTGATCCTTCCGTCTTCTGGAGGTCATGACTTGATCCATCTTTGTAGTTTTCTTGAAACCTAGATTGGTATTAATTTTagggtttttttatataagagtatttatggggtttaattatgattatcctggataattttccttttttccagattttattaaggtATAATGTGATTTGTTATAATGGTattactggccaccgtgacagaggtgcaccaaagaaaaggtacaaggactgcctaaagaaatctcttggtgcctgccccattgaccaccgccagtgggctgatctcgcctcaaaccgtgcatcttggcgcttcacagtttggcgggcagcaacctcctttgaagaagaccgcagagcccacctcactgacaaaaggcaaaggaggaaaaacccaacacccaaccccaacccaccaattttcccctgcag is part of the Narcine bancroftii isolate sNarBan1 chromosome 12, sNarBan1.hap1, whole genome shotgun sequence genome and encodes:
- the LOC138747336 gene encoding glycine-rich protein 1-like; this translates as TAAGASTAAGAITAAGASTAAGASTAAGASTAAGASTAAGASTAAGASTAAGASTAAGASTAAGASTAAGASTAAGASTAAGASTAAGASTAAGASTAAGASTAAGASTAAGASTAAGASTAAGASTAAGASTAAGASTAAGASTAAGASTAAGASTAAGASTAAGASTAAGASTAAGASTAAGASTAAGASTAARA